Proteins encoded within one genomic window of Ottowia sp. SB7-C50:
- a CDS encoding YhdP family protein, giving the protein MRWVLRGLAVLLVGLALATAVLHWGIVPRIDEFRPRLEQLASRAIAAPVTIEAIEAESNGLVPSVSLRNVRVHDPAGRAGLHVPRVLVAFSVLSLGQGRLEQLVIDEPELELRRTADGRLLVGGIDLSGDAEGNADAADWFFSQPEFLVRGGRVRWVDERRDAPPVQLTDVQLVVRNGYGRHQLRLDATPAPDWGERFTLIGQFRQRVFSRHPGFWREWDGQGYADFKRIDVSRLRAYVDQQADWGVDLQNGHGAVRLWVDTRQGALTAATADVALGAVAARFGPQLEPLAFASLTGRLGWRDPGGGAEVSTRNLHFVDADGLAWPGGNVQLSYRSGDGQAAGGELTGDKLDLAALAKIARRLPLPPAVHQRLADHPVQGLVERIHARWDGALDAPAHWRVTTRVSGLSVAPLPAPARADGVAVEGIPGIERAVLDLDAQPTGGQASLTVRDGALTFPGVFAEPRIPLADLALQSRWRVQGEQIEVDVDQLKLHNADATGSFKGRWQTLAGQQGAKRFPGVLDLTGSFTRANGARVHRYLPLGIPAEARDYVRSAVARGEARDFAVRVKGDLNHVGDSQPAPGSEFRFAGQVQGVTLAYVPRALQPAGQPPWPALEDLAGELVFDHNSMQVRNASARVQGHPGWQFHRVQADIADLMHTRVRVDAEGRGTLTSALGIVNASPVAGFIEHALDRASASGDAGLRLKLDLPIDRIREAKVEGRATLHGNDVRITPDSPALAQAQGAVTFSDTGFALQDARARLLGGEARLSGGTSSAPGGPTVVLRAAGTASAEALREMADWAPLPGVARQASGSAAYEAQIGFRAGEPDVLVTSDLRGMAFDLPAPLAKPADAAWPLRYESGSVNGAPGRQRYRVAVADQLTVEFERDGASGRVQRGVIGVGPQAQPQLALPASGVLARVHLPRLQTDAWGAALGKVFGGGGSDAASALADGGFVPTAWSLRVGELQVDERTLNDVAATGTREGNTWRADVQARELAGRVEYSGGVGDRPGKVLARLSRLSIPASSVGEDESMLARPPANLPALDVVVEQFELRGKKLGRLEIEAVNHDVAAARQTSALQEWELKKLAIRAPEATFTASGQWAALVRGAPPPLDPRAPRERGDPRRTALDFKLDVRDAGGLLARFDMPGVLARGKGSMEGTLDWRGAPLSPHYPSMSGKLHLDIGAGQFLKADPGVAKLLGVLSLQALPRRLTLDFRDVFSTGFAFDFIRGDVEVARGIATTNNLQMKGTSAAVLMDGSADIDKETQNLRVLVVPELDAGTAALVATAINPAIGIGAFVAQLVLKRPLVQAATREFHVGGRWDDPQVTAVRARPGPTPRAEAGSAPAPAAATAPVDAPLPEDKP; this is encoded by the coding sequence ATGCGATGGGTGCTGCGCGGCCTGGCCGTGCTGCTCGTGGGACTGGCGCTCGCCACGGCCGTCCTCCATTGGGGCATTGTGCCGCGAATCGACGAGTTCCGCCCCCGGCTGGAACAACTGGCCTCGCGCGCCATCGCCGCGCCCGTCACCATCGAGGCCATCGAGGCCGAATCCAACGGCCTGGTGCCGTCGGTGTCGCTGCGCAACGTGCGCGTGCACGACCCGGCCGGGCGCGCCGGCCTGCACGTGCCGCGCGTGCTGGTGGCGTTTTCGGTGCTGTCGCTGGGCCAGGGCCGGCTGGAGCAGTTGGTCATCGACGAGCCCGAGCTGGAGCTGCGCCGCACCGCCGACGGCCGGCTGCTGGTGGGCGGCATCGACCTGTCGGGCGACGCCGAAGGCAATGCCGACGCGGCGGACTGGTTCTTTTCGCAGCCTGAATTTCTGGTGCGCGGCGGCCGCGTGCGCTGGGTCGACGAGCGGCGCGACGCCCCGCCGGTGCAGCTGACCGACGTGCAACTGGTGGTGCGCAACGGCTACGGCCGCCATCAGTTGCGGCTGGATGCCACGCCGGCCCCCGACTGGGGCGAGCGCTTCACGCTGATCGGGCAGTTTCGCCAGCGCGTGTTCTCGCGTCACCCCGGCTTCTGGCGCGAATGGGACGGCCAGGGCTACGCCGATTTCAAGCGCATCGACGTCTCGCGCCTGCGCGCCTACGTCGACCAGCAGGCCGACTGGGGCGTCGACCTGCAGAACGGCCATGGCGCGGTGCGCCTGTGGGTCGATACCCGCCAGGGCGCCCTCACGGCCGCCACCGCCGACGTGGCGCTGGGCGCGGTGGCCGCGCGCTTTGGCCCGCAGCTGGAGCCGCTCGCCTTTGCCTCGCTGACCGGCCGGCTCGGCTGGCGCGATCCGGGCGGCGGTGCCGAAGTCAGCACGCGCAACCTGCACTTCGTCGACGCCGACGGCCTGGCATGGCCCGGCGGCAACGTGCAGTTGAGCTACCGCAGCGGCGACGGCCAGGCCGCCGGGGGCGAGCTGACGGGCGACAAGCTTGACCTCGCCGCGCTGGCCAAGATCGCGCGCCGCCTGCCGCTGCCGCCCGCGGTGCACCAGCGCCTGGCCGACCACCCGGTGCAGGGGCTGGTCGAGCGCATCCACGCGCGCTGGGACGGCGCGCTGGACGCGCCCGCCCACTGGCGTGTGACCACGCGCGTCAGCGGGCTGAGCGTGGCGCCGCTGCCGGCCCCCGCGCGCGCCGATGGCGTGGCGGTCGAAGGCATTCCGGGCATCGAACGCGCCGTGCTCGACCTGGACGCGCAGCCCACCGGCGGGCAGGCCAGCCTGACGGTGCGCGACGGTGCGCTTACATTTCCGGGCGTGTTTGCCGAGCCGCGCATTCCGCTGGCCGATCTGGCGCTGCAATCGCGCTGGCGTGTGCAGGGCGAGCAGATCGAGGTCGACGTAGACCAGCTCAAGCTGCACAACGCCGACGCCACCGGCAGCTTCAAGGGGCGCTGGCAGACGCTGGCCGGGCAGCAGGGGGCGAAGCGCTTTCCGGGCGTGCTGGACCTGACCGGCAGCTTCACCCGTGCCAACGGCGCGCGCGTGCACCGCTACCTGCCGCTGGGCATTCCGGCTGAGGCACGCGACTACGTGCGCAGCGCCGTCGCGCGCGGTGAGGCGCGCGACTTTGCCGTGCGCGTGAAGGGCGACCTCAACCACGTCGGCGACAGCCAGCCCGCGCCGGGCAGCGAATTCCGCTTTGCCGGTCAGGTGCAGGGCGTCACGCTGGCCTACGTGCCGCGCGCGCTGCAGCCGGCCGGCCAGCCGCCCTGGCCGGCGCTGGAAGACCTGGCGGGCGAGCTGGTCTTCGACCACAACAGCATGCAGGTCAGGAACGCCAGTGCGCGCGTGCAGGGCCACCCGGGCTGGCAGTTCCACCGCGTGCAGGCCGACATCGCCGACCTGATGCACACCCGCGTGCGGGTCGACGCCGAAGGGCGCGGCACCCTCACGTCGGCGCTGGGCATCGTCAACGCCTCGCCGGTGGCGGGCTTCATCGAACACGCGCTGGACCGCGCCAGCGCCAGCGGCGACGCCGGCCTGCGCCTCAAGCTCGACCTGCCGATCGACCGCATCCGCGAAGCCAAGGTCGAAGGCCGTGCCACGCTGCACGGCAACGACGTGCGCATCACGCCCGATTCGCCGGCGCTGGCGCAGGCGCAGGGCGCGGTCACCTTCAGCGACACCGGCTTCGCGCTGCAGGACGCCCGCGCGCGCCTGCTGGGCGGCGAGGCGCGCCTGTCCGGCGGCACCTCCAGCGCGCCCGGCGGCCCGACGGTGGTGCTGCGCGCCGCCGGCACCGCCAGCGCCGAAGCGCTGCGCGAGATGGCCGACTGGGCCCCGCTGCCCGGCGTGGCGCGCCAGGCCAGCGGCAGCGCGGCGTACGAGGCGCAGATCGGCTTTCGCGCCGGCGAGCCGGACGTGCTGGTCACCAGCGACCTGCGCGGCATGGCGTTTGATTTGCCCGCGCCGCTGGCCAAACCCGCTGACGCCGCCTGGCCTTTGCGCTATGAAAGCGGTAGCGTCAATGGCGCGCCGGGCCGCCAGCGCTATCGCGTGGCGGTGGCCGATCAGCTGACGGTGGAGTTTGAGCGCGACGGCGCCAGCGGGCGCGTGCAGCGCGGCGTCATCGGCGTCGGCCCGCAGGCGCAGCCGCAACTGGCGCTGCCGGCCAGCGGCGTGCTGGCGCGCGTGCACCTGCCGCGCCTGCAGACCGATGCCTGGGGGGCCGCCTTGGGCAAGGTGTTCGGCGGCGGCGGCAGCGACGCCGCGTCGGCGCTGGCCGACGGCGGCTTCGTGCCCACCGCGTGGTCGCTGCGCGTGGGCGAGCTGCAGGTGGACGAGCGCACCCTGAACGACGTGGCCGCCACCGGCACGCGCGAAGGCAACACCTGGCGCGCCGATGTGCAGGCGCGCGAACTGGCCGGCCGCGTCGAATACAGCGGCGGCGTGGGCGACCGGCCGGGCAAGGTGCTGGCGCGCCTGTCGCGCCTGAGCATTCCCGCCAGCAGCGTGGGCGAGGACGAAAGCATGCTGGCCCGCCCGCCCGCCAACCTGCCGGCGCTGGACGTGGTGGTGGAGCAGTTCGAGCTGCGCGGCAAGAAGCTCGGCCGGCTGGAGATCGAGGCTGTCAACCACGACGTGGCGGCCGCGCGGCAGACCAGTGCGCTACAAGAATGGGAGCTGAAGAAGCTTGCCATTCGTGCGCCAGAAGCCACTTTTACCGCCAGCGGCCAATGGGCGGCGCTGGTGCGCGGCGCGCCGCCGCCGCTTGACCCGCGCGCGCCGCGCGAACGCGGCGACCCGCGCCGCACCGCGCTCGACTTCAAGCTGGACGTGCGCGACGCCGGCGGGCTGCTGGCGCGCTTCGACATGCCCGGCGTGCTGGCGCGCGGCAAGGGCAGCATGGAAGGCACGCTGGACTGGCGCGGCGCGCCACTGTCGCCGCATTACCCCAGCATGTCTGGCAAGCTGCACCTGGACATCGGCGCCGGGCAGTTCCTCAAGGCCGACCCCGGCGTGGCCAAGCTGCTGGGCGTGCTGAGCCTGCAGGCGCTGCCGCGCCGGCTCACGCTCGACTTCCGCGACGTGTTCAGCACCGGCTTCGCGTTCGACTTCATCCGCGGCGACGTCGAGGTCGCGCGCGGCATCGCCACCACCAACAACCTGCAGATGAAGGGCACCAGCGCCGCCGTGCTGATGGACGGCAGCGCCGACATCGACAAGGAAACGCAGAACCTGCGCGTGCTGGTGGTGCCCGAACTCGACGCCGGCACCGCGGCGCTGGTGGCGACGGCGATCAACCCGGCCATCGGCATTGGCGCCTTCGTGGCGCAGCTGGTGCTCAAGCGCCCGCTGGTGCAGGCCGCCACGCGCGAATTCCACGTCGGCGGCCGCTGGGACGACCCGCAGGTCACCGCCGTGCGCGCGCGCCCCGGCCCCACGCCGCGCGCCGAAGCCGGCTCCGCGCCCGCGCCTGCGGCCGCCACCGCGCCCGTCGACGCGCCTTTGCCAGAGGACAAGCCATGA
- a CDS encoding carbon-nitrogen hydrolase family protein: MKVAAIQMVSGPHVADNLRDARALLAEAARAGAELAVLPEYFCVMGHRDADKLALQEPLGGGPIQDWLAATARALGLWIVGGTLPLSCEPRDEQRVRNASLAFSPQGERVACYDKIHLFKFDDGTRTYDEAAVLARGSQPTLFDLPSRDGHRWRIGMSVCYDLRFAELYRAYAAQGADLLLVPSAFTYVTGQAHWEVLLRARAIENLSGVIAAAQGGVHDNGRRTWGHSMVVDAWGQVLAQHAEGPGVVLADLDAAALAARRAQLPALAHRVLG, from the coding sequence ATGAAAGTCGCCGCCATCCAGATGGTCTCCGGCCCGCACGTGGCCGACAACCTGCGCGACGCCCGCGCGCTGCTGGCCGAAGCCGCCCGCGCCGGGGCCGAGCTGGCCGTGCTGCCCGAATACTTCTGCGTCATGGGCCACCGCGACGCCGACAAGCTGGCGCTGCAAGAGCCGCTGGGCGGCGGCCCCATTCAGGACTGGCTGGCCGCCACCGCGCGCGCGCTGGGGCTGTGGATCGTCGGCGGCACGCTGCCGCTGTCGTGTGAGCCGCGCGACGAACAGCGCGTGCGCAACGCCAGCCTGGCCTTCAGCCCGCAGGGCGAGCGCGTGGCCTGCTACGACAAGATCCACCTGTTCAAGTTCGACGACGGCACGCGCACCTATGACGAGGCGGCGGTGCTGGCGCGCGGCAGCCAGCCCACGCTGTTCGACCTGCCTTCGCGCGACGGCCACCGCTGGCGCATCGGCATGAGCGTGTGCTACGACCTGCGCTTTGCCGAGCTGTACCGCGCCTACGCCGCGCAGGGCGCCGACCTGCTGCTGGTGCCCAGCGCCTTCACCTACGTCACCGGGCAGGCGCACTGGGAAGTGCTGCTGCGCGCCCGCGCCATCGAAAACCTCAGCGGCGTGATCGCCGCCGCGCAGGGCGGCGTGCACGACAACGGCCGCCGCACCTGGGGCCACAGCATGGTGGTCGACGCCTGGGGCCAGGTGCTGGCGCAGCACGCCGAAGGACCGGGCGTGGTGCTGGCCGATCTGGACGCCGCCGCGCTGGCCGCGCGCCGCGCACAACTGCCGGCGCTGGCGCACCGGGTATTGGGCTGA
- a CDS encoding sensor histidine kinase codes for MTDMHSWPTPLPGHGAPANAWRRRGLWGMLVLVVVGLLATLVWLARSYEMEQTQRDLERDNTYAAQALRQRLARNLQDLHGLAATQTEAVGWTAAAGSMLGEHREWLRLQWRDPQLQLLAAVDSPYYAPLPAPDTDLLPNVDLGQACAQAAKTAGPVYAPSRFVPRPGGLGDEVMELCLPILQGTQLQGFLIAAHTLEGVLSQLPVQLTRGQSVSLTELDGTRLAVQGAPRRGTRVFVAQQVLDLPGAPMVLRLEGARQLPDVFPNVLTALVTGLSIALVTVLVLLARDFRRRQAAEAELAQALSFRKAMEDSLVTGLRARDLQGRITYVNPAFCAMVGYEPHELIGRGAPMPYWPPEHAHEYGERQVQRLAGQAPGRDGFESVFLRKDGTRFPVLIFEAPLIAAVGKQTGWMSAVMDMTALRRAEELSRSSQERLQASARLATVGEMASLMSHELNQPLAVISSYATGSLNLLQGGPAAGADAAMLHDVRTALTRIADQAGRAGKVIHSVRDLVRQRSTARQAVAPRELVDTVLPLVQLQARKLDALLQVDVPPTLPAVWCEPTMIEQVLINLARNGLQAMDGLRGTRVLQLRARSVPGRASVEFSVADSGDGIPDDIASQLFTPFFTTKPEGMGLGLSLCRTVVEQHGGTLRHAPQSPRGTVFSFWLPVAR; via the coding sequence ATGACCGACATGCATTCGTGGCCGACCCCTCTGCCGGGGCATGGCGCGCCCGCGAATGCCTGGCGCCGCCGCGGGCTGTGGGGCATGCTGGTGCTGGTGGTGGTCGGGCTGCTGGCCACGCTGGTCTGGCTGGCGCGCAGCTACGAGATGGAGCAGACCCAGCGCGACCTGGAGCGTGACAACACCTACGCCGCGCAGGCGCTGCGCCAGCGGCTGGCGCGCAACCTGCAGGACCTGCACGGCCTGGCCGCCACGCAGACCGAGGCCGTCGGCTGGACCGCGGCCGCCGGCTCCATGCTGGGCGAGCACCGCGAATGGCTGCGCCTGCAGTGGCGCGACCCCCAGCTGCAACTGCTGGCGGCGGTCGACAGCCCCTACTACGCGCCGCTGCCGGCGCCCGACACGGACCTGCTGCCCAACGTCGACCTGGGCCAGGCCTGCGCGCAGGCGGCCAAGACCGCGGGGCCCGTCTACGCGCCCAGCCGCTTTGTGCCGCGCCCCGGAGGGCTGGGCGACGAGGTGATGGAGCTGTGCCTGCCGATCCTGCAGGGCACGCAGCTGCAGGGCTTCCTGATCGCCGCGCACACGCTGGAAGGCGTGCTGTCGCAGCTGCCCGTGCAGCTGACGCGCGGCCAGAGCGTCAGCCTGACCGAGCTGGACGGCACCCGCCTGGCGGTGCAGGGCGCGCCCCGGCGCGGCACGCGCGTGTTCGTGGCGCAGCAGGTGCTGGACTTGCCCGGCGCGCCCATGGTGCTGCGGCTGGAAGGCGCGCGCCAGCTGCCCGACGTGTTCCCCAACGTGCTGACGGCGCTGGTCACCGGCCTGTCGATCGCGCTGGTGACGGTGCTGGTGCTGCTGGCGCGCGACTTCCGCCGCCGCCAGGCCGCCGAGGCCGAACTGGCGCAGGCGCTGAGCTTTCGCAAGGCGATGGAGGATTCACTGGTCACCGGTCTGCGCGCGCGCGACCTGCAGGGCCGCATCACCTACGTCAACCCGGCCTTCTGCGCCATGGTGGGTTACGAGCCGCACGAACTCATCGGCCGCGGCGCACCCATGCCCTACTGGCCGCCCGAGCACGCGCACGAATACGGCGAACGCCAGGTACAGCGCCTGGCCGGCCAGGCGCCGGGGCGCGACGGCTTCGAATCGGTCTTTCTGCGCAAGGACGGCACGCGCTTTCCGGTGCTGATCTTCGAGGCGCCGCTGATCGCCGCCGTGGGCAAGCAGACTGGCTGGATGAGCGCCGTGATGGACATGACCGCGCTGCGCCGCGCCGAAGAGCTGTCGCGCTCCAGCCAGGAGCGCCTGCAGGCCAGCGCGCGCCTGGCCACCGTGGGCGAAATGGCGTCGCTGATGAGCCACGAGCTGAACCAGCCGCTGGCGGTGATCTCCAGCTACGCCACCGGCTCGCTCAACCTGCTGCAGGGCGGCCCGGCGGCGGGCGCCGACGCCGCCATGCTGCACGACGTGCGCACCGCGCTGACCCGCATCGCCGACCAGGCCGGGCGCGCCGGCAAGGTCATCCACAGCGTGCGCGACCTGGTGCGCCAGCGCAGCACCGCGCGGCAGGCCGTGGCGCCGCGCGAACTGGTCGACACCGTGCTGCCGCTGGTGCAGCTGCAGGCCCGCAAGCTGGACGCGCTGCTGCAGGTCGACGTGCCACCCACCTTGCCGGCGGTGTGGTGCGAACCGACCATGATCGAGCAGGTGCTGATCAACCTGGCGCGCAACGGCCTGCAGGCCATGGACGGCCTGCGCGGCACGCGCGTGCTGCAACTGCGTGCGCGCAGCGTGCCCGGGCGCGCGTCGGTCGAATTCAGCGTGGCCGACAGCGGCGACGGCATCCCGGACGACATCGCCTCGCAGCTGTTCACGCCCTTCTTCACCACCAAGCCCGAAGGCATGGGCCTGGGCCTGTCGCTGTGCCGCACCGTGGTCGAGCAGCACGGCGGCACCCTGCGCCACGCGCCGCAGTCGCCGCGGGGGACGGTGTTCAGCTTTTGGCTGCCGGTGGCGCGCTGA
- a CDS encoding LysR family transcriptional regulator: MDLRLLHVFKAVVECGGLSAAELELNIGTSTVSRHLKDLETRLGLTLCRRGRAGFALTPEGQRVYDETLHLLAAVDGFRASVDDIHDRMGGALHVALFDKTASNPAARIHAAIAAFASQAPDVKLHLHVGSIQTIERGVMDGSFAVGVIPAHRASASLRYDSLFSETMYLYAGQRHALYESEQTLLDWPGLRARKDFAGLGYHSPNMELAHGRQLRRAATAYEQEAIATLILSGRFVGFLPDHYADTFVQRGLMRAIHPATLHYACDFVSVLRRSPQPARAAQAFHQALLIAHADAP, from the coding sequence ATGGACCTGCGCCTGCTGCACGTGTTCAAGGCCGTGGTCGAATGCGGCGGCCTGTCGGCGGCCGAGCTGGAGCTGAACATCGGCACCAGCACCGTCAGCCGCCACCTCAAGGACCTGGAGACGCGGCTGGGCCTCACGCTATGCCGGCGCGGGCGGGCCGGCTTCGCGCTCACGCCCGAAGGCCAGCGCGTGTACGACGAGACCCTGCACCTGCTGGCTGCGGTGGACGGCTTTCGCGCCAGCGTCGATGACATCCACGACCGCATGGGCGGCGCGCTGCACGTGGCGCTGTTTGACAAGACGGCCAGCAACCCGGCCGCGCGCATCCACGCGGCCATCGCCGCCTTCGCCAGCCAGGCGCCCGACGTGAAGCTGCACCTGCACGTGGGCAGCATCCAGACCATCGAACGCGGCGTGATGGACGGCAGCTTCGCGGTCGGCGTCATCCCGGCGCACCGTGCGTCGGCCAGCCTGCGCTACGACAGCCTGTTCAGCGAGACCATGTACCTGTACGCCGGTCAGCGGCACGCGCTATATGAATCAGAGCAAACTTTGCTAGACTGGCCAGGGCTGCGGGCCAGAAAAGACTTTGCCGGCCTGGGCTACCACTCACCCAACATGGAACTGGCCCACGGCCGCCAGCTGCGCCGCGCCGCCACGGCGTACGAGCAGGAAGCCATCGCCACGCTCATCCTGTCGGGCCGCTTCGTCGGCTTTCTGCCCGACCACTATGCCGACACCTTTGTGCAGCGCGGGCTGATGCGCGCCATCCACCCAGCAACGCTGCACTACGCCTGTGATTTCGTCAGCGTGCTGCGCCGCTCGCCGCAACCGGCGCGTGCGGCGCAGGCGTTTCACCAGGCCTTGCTGATAGCGCATGCCGACGCGCCCTGA
- a CDS encoding Ig-like domain-containing protein has protein sequence MTLTFSGTGVLAANPAVPLHFTNGTDWPAAGNEEQVRAYPSPAANPTYPISQATLGASYPALTVGSPITSDSSMQLFAVLNVDSGYRIDLLNSTSITVSYVGNMQNNAHSVPAINTALGETYNEWIGFGVRSLPLAKDDSYSVTNAAAAAATTASVLVNDSVGGVSGPAAGTYSLTPGTAPVPTAGSITMNPDGTITIAVGTTPGTYSYPYTLCDTRGATPSCVTAIATITVTAPAIPAAVPVGPWWLLLPPVLMAGGWSMRRRREQR, from the coding sequence ATGACGCTGACCTTTTCGGGCACCGGCGTGCTGGCTGCCAACCCGGCGGTGCCGCTTCACTTCACGAACGGCACAGACTGGCCTGCGGCAGGCAATGAGGAGCAGGTGCGCGCTTACCCCAGCCCTGCTGCCAATCCGACCTACCCCATCAGCCAAGCCACACTGGGCGCCAGCTACCCGGCGTTGACCGTGGGCTCGCCCATCACCAGCGACAGCAGCATGCAGCTGTTTGCCGTATTGAACGTCGACAGCGGCTATCGAATCGACCTGCTCAATTCGACCAGTATCACGGTCAGCTACGTTGGCAACATGCAGAACAACGCGCATTCGGTTCCGGCAATCAACACCGCGCTTGGCGAAACCTACAACGAATGGATCGGCTTCGGTGTGCGCAGTCTGCCTCTGGCTAAAGACGACAGTTATTCAGTCACCAATGCCGCGGCCGCGGCCGCGACCACGGCGTCGGTGCTGGTCAACGACAGCGTGGGCGGCGTGTCGGGGCCCGCCGCGGGCACCTATTCGCTGACGCCGGGCACAGCGCCGGTGCCCACGGCAGGCAGCATCACGATGAACCCCGACGGCACCATCACCATCGCGGTCGGCACCACGCCCGGCACCTACAGCTACCCCTACACACTGTGCGACACGCGCGGCGCCACACCATCGTGCGTGACGGCCATCGCCACCATCACAGTCACAGCGCCCGCCATTCCGGCCGCTGTCCCGGTGGGCCCCTGGTGGTTGCTGCTGCCCCCGGTGCTGATGGCGGGCGGCTGGTCGATGCGGCGCCGACGCGAACAGCGCTGA
- a CDS encoding aspartate aminotransferase family protein, whose translation MSTATQAAPKIQSRPDAAWLDAHWMPFTANRQFKRDPRMIVAAQGAYFTDGDGRQVFDGLSGLWCSGLGHGRREIAEAVGKQAAQLDYAPAFQFGHPLSFELANKLKAFTPAGLDYVFFTASGSEAADTALKMARAYWRLKGQGGKQLLVGREKGYHGVNFGGISVGGMVGNRKLYGTAVQADHLPHTQPPMGTFAKGQPAEGGKQLADKLLDLIALHDASNIAAVIVEPFSGSAGVVIPPVGYLQRLREICTQHDILLIFDEVITGFGRCGTKTGADAFGVVPDIMTFAKQVTNGVQPLGGVIANKGIYDTFMAAGGPDYMLEFAHGYTYSAHPVACAAGIAALDLLEREDGVGRVKALAPHFEAAVHSLKGAKHVLDIRNYGLAAGFTIESLPGEPARRPYEIAMHCWKAGFYVRYGGDTIQLAPPFISTPAEIDRLVSAVGDALSATA comes from the coding sequence ATGAGCACCGCCACCCAAGCCGCACCCAAAATCCAGTCGCGCCCCGACGCCGCCTGGCTCGACGCGCACTGGATGCCCTTCACCGCCAACCGCCAGTTCAAGCGCGACCCGCGCATGATCGTGGCGGCGCAAGGCGCCTACTTCACCGACGGCGACGGCCGGCAGGTGTTCGACGGCCTGTCGGGCCTGTGGTGCAGCGGCCTGGGCCATGGCCGGCGCGAGATCGCCGAGGCCGTGGGCAAGCAGGCCGCGCAGCTCGACTACGCGCCGGCCTTCCAGTTCGGCCACCCGCTGTCGTTTGAGCTGGCCAACAAGCTGAAAGCTTTCACCCCCGCCGGGCTCGATTACGTCTTTTTCACCGCCAGCGGCTCCGAAGCCGCCGACACGGCGCTGAAGATGGCCCGCGCCTACTGGCGCCTGAAGGGCCAGGGCGGCAAGCAGCTGCTGGTGGGCCGCGAGAAGGGCTACCACGGCGTCAACTTTGGCGGCATCTCGGTTGGCGGCATGGTGGGCAACCGCAAGCTGTACGGCACCGCCGTGCAGGCCGATCACCTGCCGCACACCCAGCCGCCCATGGGCACCTTTGCCAAGGGCCAGCCGGCCGAAGGTGGCAAGCAACTCGCCGACAAGCTGCTCGATCTGATCGCGCTGCACGACGCCAGCAACATCGCCGCCGTCATCGTCGAGCCCTTCAGCGGCTCGGCCGGCGTGGTGATTCCGCCCGTGGGCTATTTGCAGCGCCTGCGCGAAATCTGCACCCAGCACGACATTCTGCTGATCTTCGACGAAGTCATCACCGGCTTTGGCCGCTGCGGCACCAAGACGGGCGCAGACGCCTTTGGCGTGGTGCCCGACATCATGACCTTCGCCAAGCAGGTCACCAACGGCGTGCAGCCGCTGGGCGGCGTGATCGCCAACAAGGGCATCTACGACACCTTCATGGCCGCCGGTGGGCCGGACTACATGCTGGAGTTTGCGCACGGCTACACCTACAGCGCACACCCCGTGGCCTGCGCCGCCGGCATCGCCGCGCTGGACTTGCTGGAGCGCGAAGACGGCGTGGGCCGCGTGAAGGCCCTGGCACCGCACTTCGAGGCCGCCGTGCACAGCCTGAAGGGCGCCAAGCATGTGCTCGACATCCGTAACTACGGGCTGGCGGCCGGTTTCACCATCGAGTCGCTGCCCGGCGAGCCGGCCAGGCGGCCCTACGAAATCGCCATGCACTGCTGGAAGGCCGGCTTCTACGTGCGCTACGGCGGCGACACGATCCAGCTGGCGCCGCCTTTCATCAGCACGCCCGCGGAGATTGATCGGCTGGTGAGTGCGGTGGGGGATGCGCTGAGCGCGACGGCCTAA
- a CDS encoding nucleotidyltransferase family protein, whose protein sequence is MRPSIVLDAKRSAVREATSRHRAANPRVFGSVLHGTDRDGSDIDLLVDALPGATLFDLGGLQDELESLLELRVDLRTPADLPPKFRAQVLAEAQPV, encoded by the coding sequence ATGCGTCCCTCCATCGTCCTCGACGCCAAGCGAAGCGCGGTTCGTGAAGCCACCAGCCGCCATCGCGCTGCCAATCCGCGTGTGTTCGGGTCGGTGCTGCACGGCACGGATCGCGATGGCAGCGATATCGATCTGCTGGTGGATGCGCTGCCTGGAGCGACCTTGTTCGATCTGGGCGGTCTGCAGGACGAACTGGAGTCGCTGCTTGAGCTGCGCGTCGATTTGCGCACACCCGCCGACTTGCCGCCCAAGTTTCGTGCGCAGGTCTTGGCAGAGGCGCAGCCCGTATGA
- a CDS encoding DUF86 domain-containing protein, whose protein sequence is MNDSRLHDYLDHMRQAASDACGFVAGLDKQAFLQDKRTQQAVIMSLVIIGEAATKLMDSHEAFVQAHPIVPWRSMRGMRNRIAHGYFDINLDLVWETVGTALPELLEQLRDIGPD, encoded by the coding sequence ATGAACGACAGCCGTCTTCACGACTATCTGGATCACATGCGACAGGCAGCGTCGGACGCTTGCGGCTTTGTAGCTGGCTTGGACAAGCAGGCGTTCCTTCAAGACAAACGCACCCAGCAGGCCGTCATCATGAGTCTGGTCATCATTGGCGAAGCAGCCACCAAATTGATGGACAGTCATGAAGCGTTCGTGCAAGCGCACCCCATCGTGCCCTGGCGCAGCATGCGCGGCATGCGCAACCGCATCGCGCACGGCTATTTCGACATCAACCTCGATCTGGTGTGGGAAACGGTAGGTACCGCACTGCCGGAACTGCTCGAGCAGCTTCGTGACATCGGTCCGGATTGA